The following nucleotide sequence is from Channa argus isolate prfri chromosome 9, Channa argus male v1.0, whole genome shotgun sequence.
TCTACTCCTCAGCAGGTCAGTTGTCCTTTCAATGCCAAGGTGTCCTAAATCATCATGCAAGGACTTTAACACAGTCCCATGAAATTCTTTTGGTAAGACAAGCTGAGTGAACTCTTCACCTGATGGCCGTTTACCCATCCGATAAAGTATCCCTTCTTTCAGGATCAATTTGTCCGCTTCCCGTTTCAACTGTGACAGTTCTGGATCATTTAGGGTATTCTCAGGCCATTTCTGTTGCTCAACTGCTTGAATAGCAGGCCCAATCACTGAGTCAGCTTTCTGTGCATGTAAGAGTTCTGGCTTTGAGAGTTGCTCTAATGACCTCAACTTCATGTGCATTGGGAAAGTGTAGATGTCAGGAACACAATCGGGGGATGCTCCCAACTGATCCACATATCTGGTTGGACTGTCTATAGCTCTAGGCGTGCAGACTTTTTGACAGATAGTCTTTACCCCATCCTGTGGGATGGTCTCCCATTCCAAGCAGTCATCTTCATCAGGAAAGTTTCTGGAGAGGAGGTCAGCATCTATGTTGTGCTTACCTGGTCGGTATCGTACATCAAAATCATAGGTTGATAAGGCAGCGAGCCATCTGTGTCCTACTGCATTAAGTTTGGCTGATGTGAGTACGTATGTCAAAGGGTTGTTGTCAGTACGTACTGTGAACTGAGCCCCATACAGGTAATCATGGAACTTATCCACAACGGCCCACTTAAGAGACAGGAATTCAAGCTGATGTATTGGATAGCGCTTTTCAGACTCGCTCAGCTTCCTGCTAGCAAATGCAACTGGTCTTAGTCCCTCAGGATACTCCTGGTAGAGAACAGCTCCAATCCCCTTTAAGCTAGCATCCACATGAAGGATGTAGGGTCGATGAGGATCAGCAAACGTTAGGACAGGCGCATGGGTCAGACAGTAGATGATCTGATGAAATGCATCAGTACAAGACTGATCCCATCTGTCACCAAATGGCTCTGACACTCTCAGATAGCTCTTAGTAGGGTCATTGTTATGCTTCCTGTTCTTTTGGGTTGGGGCATAACCTTTGGTTAACTCAGTCAGTGGCTTGACAATAGAGGCATAGTTGGCTATAAACCTCCGATAATACCCACAAAATCCCAAAAATGATTTTAGGGTCCTCAGGTCAATAGGCTGTGGCCAGTTAGTAACAGCCTCAATCTTCGCTGGATCGGGTGATACACCATCTGCAGACACAACATGTCCAAGATATTTCACCTTTGACtgacaaaactgacatttatcGAGAGATATTTTCATTCCAGCCTCCTCAAGTCGGTCAAGAACTTTGAGAAGTCTCTCCTCATGTTCCTCTAAAGTCTTTCCAAAGACAATCAGGTCATCAAGGTAAACAAGAACTTGGAGCAAGTTCATGTCACCAactgttttttccattaatcGTTGGAAAGTAGCAGGGGCTCCAGTAATGCCCTGTGGCATTCGTTCAAACTGAAAGAACCCTAGGGGGCAGATGAATGCCGTCTTCTCCTTGTCTTCCTCAGCCATGGCTATTTGATAATAGCCACTTCTCAAGTCAAGAACAGAGAACCACTTGCTTCCAGACAAAGAGTCCAGTACATCATCAATGCAAGGTGTAGTGTACTGATCAGGCACTGTACGGCCGTTCAGTAGTCGGTAATCAATACACATCCTTATGgtcccatttttctttctgacgATGACTATCGGTGAAGCATAGGGGCTGCGAGACTCTTTAATAATACCAGCACATAGGAGCTCTTGGAGGTGCTTTCTCACATCCTCGATGTCTGCTGGAGTCAGGCGGCGAGAACGCTGTCGGAAGGGTCTGGGGTCAGACAGTCGAATAGTGTGTTCCACCCCTTTAGCTAATCCTACATCCCATTCAGTCagagaaaagacatttgttCTTTGGGACAGCTTCTGCTTCAGCCTCTCCTTCCACTCCTCTGAAACTGGTGAGTCTCCAAAATTAATCATGCTGACATCAAAACCTACTGGTGGTGTCTTCTCAAGTGGAACAGCTGTGACACTCTCAGTGAGATACATATGTGCCATAATTGTTCCTTCTGGTATGGTTGTCTCTTTTAAGGATTGGTTTTGGACCAGGATTCTGAAGTTGTTAACATTAATGGCATGACCTGGCACAACCATGGGCTGCAATAGCATACTGGCTGGGAGTTGGGCTGAGGGGGATGAATCAACCATAAGGATTTCTTTACCAACTGGCTGATTAAAGTCAACTTTACAGACAATTTGCTGATCTTCACCTGGGTGTAGAGTCAAAGGACCAGGGCCTTGCCAGGTCACAACCCCAACATTGTCATCTGCATCAGTATCAGCAATTTCACCTACACTGTCTGCTTGTATTCCTAGTGTCTGTGTGATGTCCAAGCCATTGTCTCTGCATTGTTTCACTAAACTTCTGACATGACTGGTATTGGTTCCAACAATAACAGGGGTCTGTTCTGTAGTCCGTGGACTAGGGCAGATAAGTGCCAGAACAGTTATAGTTTTACAACTGCCAGTGACTTTGGCTGGATACTCAAGGTCCACTACAACATATCCACGGTACGGGTAGCTGTCTTCAGATTCACTCAAACCCCAGAGAGCCAATCCAGCCACAGGATGTACTGGAACATCACACAGGTGCTCTTGATACCATGACTCAAAGATGATAGTAACCTGAGAGCCACTGTCAAACAGAGCGTCACAGAGATGCCCATTAACTTTTAACTGTACTATGCTGGGTGGGCCAATCAGTCCTTCAGGTAGGCTTGCATGTTCTGGTGTTATCACCAGGCCCTTCTTGACACTGCAGTTTCTATCATCGCTTGGCAGGTTTGTAGATGGCTGAATTCCTTTAGACACTTTAAGGGCTTGAATCAGTCTTTTaataactttgctttgattCTCTTGATTGTGACACCTTGCTGCAAAATGTCCATTTTCTCCACACCGGTAGCAAAACTGCTCCTCAGATGGTCTTGAGGTTCTGGTGGGAAGATTGACTACTTTGGGGGCAACTTCTACTGTTGAAGCAATAGCTGGGCTGACTGGACTATCTGCTGTTGTGACCTTCTTACTGAGCTTAAGCTGTAatctttttacttgtttttgtaaagctCTGAGCTCACTGTCTTGATCGTTTTCCCCTGCTGAGGGTGGGACTGAAAGCCTACTATCACTGTTGTTTTGGGTTTCTGCTGGTGGAACAACAACAGATGCAACAATAGACTTGAGCTCTTTGATTTCAGCTTTAAGGCTTTGGatctctgtttgttttacatcagcAGTCTGTCTTGTGTTTATATGATGTACAGAAGTGCTAATTTTCCTTCGTGAAGCCTCATATTCCTCTTCAGCACGTATTTCACTCAAGAGTTGTAAGAAAGTGGGTGGATCCGTCTTTCTTTCCCTTAAACGCAGCTGGATCAACATTAGGTCAGCAGCAACTGCCCCTCTCAGTAGTTGTTCCAATCGAGCTCTATTCATGTTACTGTGAGGAAGACCTCCTCTCTTAACAACCTTGGAGAGAGCGAGCTCCAACCGTCTGAGAAAATCTGACAGCTTCTCTTTAGGCTGTTGCTGCATCAGCCGAAAAGCAAAGTACAGATCATCACCTGATTCTGCTGTCCCAAAGGCACTTTCGATTGCCTCTAAGTACTTTGCAGGGCTAGCATCAGGATTACTGACTCGTACGGCCTTAGCTATTTCTAGTGCTGGACCCTTTAAGCTTTCCATCAGCCTGCGTTTTTTCTCTCTATCTGTACATTCACTCTCCTCTACCATGAGCCAGGCTTGCTCCAGCCAATGATCAAGCTGCTCTTCACCTGATGGAACAGGATGTGTTCCTGAGAAGATGCGCAGTCTGCGATATCCACCTTCAGACAGAGGTTTATTAGCTTTTTCCAAAATATCACCAAAAGCTTGTAGCACTAAATCAGCTGTACTTGCAGACGGCTGTCCACCTGGGAGTAGAGCTCTAATGTCCTTCATTGTTTTCCCTTCAGCCTGCAAAAGCAATTTTAATTTGCTCTGAAAGTTTTCTTCCACAGCTGGGGCGTTATCTATAGTCACTAATGTCCATGCTTCTCCACCTTCAGGAACGTGCACCTCAGGTGGAATACTTGCTACAGTTAGGGCttctttacattcacacagaacCATAAGGCTGTTAAGTTCTTCATTAAAGATTCTTCCCCTTACTCTCACTCTACCCAGGCACTTGATGGTCTCAAGGGTCTCTTCAATACATGCTATTTCCACCTCTTTTGGGACAATTACTAATAGCCCATGAGCCTCATCTAAACCTTCACCTTTGCACCATCTTTTCAGCTCAGAAACTAGGTCAGGGTTATCTGCCATGGTTTTGGATTAATAttcaaatctgtatttattccTACTAAATACCCAAGACTAATCCCAGCGGTGCCTCCATTTATGTAGCCCGTCTACTCTCTTTTAGGTGTATGAGGGGCCCTGAGTTCTTTTACTTagctctaaacacaattttaattacttgaatatttttttatagccttgagtttcacctgtaaaagcagattattactaacttcaaatacactagtttactcccctttaagaaacctttttagaactatctgaaattattgaagcaataacatcacaaacagttatagtttaaacttaaatccctatttaattgaaaagtaaaaataaaaagatatataaatatatataataacttaaaatgtttgcattccttattcacaaataaaatatattctcaaaTATATGCCACAgtatcaaagcaaaaaaaaatacatttacccttcaaggctgtttaacctgagtcacagatgtttaactgtccttttatcaaaaactcaattaattaataaaaccaaaaaatagttgcaggccTGAGTCGGTGCTCGGGGGCGTTGTGACCAAAAACTCAGTGGCCGCTTCACTCCAGctagagcaacaaacaaaataaaatgtgataccttTTTCACAGGTGAGCAATATATCCAACCAATCCTGCGACTCCTTCTGTCCTTGTCTCCGAGTCAGACGTCTGTAGAGCTGTAGAGCCTGTCCaaaggtgtctctgtcctccaaatcagcaacagttcaaCACGACACGTGTAGCTGGGTTAGCTTGGTTAGCTAGCTGCCTCCCTCGGTCGACGCTGTTACTACTCCTCATCGAATTGACGAGCAGGTCCTCTCCTGACAAACACTTCGTATGTCTCGTTGAAATACTTAGTCCATCAGAAAAAACTATACACTTACAGATTATCGAGCTGACAATCTAAAACTGTTACCACAGGTTACTAGCGTACAGCTTCaaactttttcctttcaattaACTCGTTAGCTCGTTAacatcctctcgctctctctacTGATCACGTTCTCAgcgcatgttcacattcacttccgttaacaaaataaaatcctacgtTATCACCTCAAATAGATaccacatacaacaaaacatttgaaacattttaacccatgaattcaacattttatatcagaaacattttacaaccaatataacaaaatatacaatttgacccagttttacttattcatctgtgcatttgtaaataattatttatctaacaaactttatttatttatctatttaaatcacttaatatattttaaatatttaaatttatcactgGGCTACACCTGAATAAACTTTCTTACAACCTCACTGCCAGTTTACTCTTGAGGGTCCCAAATTGCTTTACATACATTCTACCATTGAAATCTTGTAACCACAATACACAATCTCATAACTATTTAACATAAACATTCCTTAAGTGCTGTATGTACTAACCTTGGTAGAAATGCTTTTTGGTGAAAGGTTGCAACAACTAAACATCgattcagtaaaatgttcattgTATCCCAACACAGTTGGGCCCATAATAGGTAACAACATATGAGGATGACACTGAGAAATGTGATTGTGGGTGGACTGAACTTTACATggtagaataaaaaaatggtcCACTTAGAAAAAGTGAGAATCCTTGTGTTGCTCTAAAGGACAACTGAGATCATCCAGTCATTCCACTTTgagaaaatgacatttattttattaagaatTTTTTTATGAATTCTTTTACAAACCATTTTAAAGATTCTCTATGAACAGATTGTGTGCTAGTGTGTGGGTATTTTGTGTACTAAGGCAATTCATTTCTATGTATTATTTAGCAAACATATGTATGAAGAATATAGGTAAAATGCTTTCTCCTAAAGTTTGGGAACCTAAAGTAATTGCACTGGTTTATAACGGCAATCATTCATCAAATTACCCACTATTTTAATGTAAGAGGGAGGGTAGACGTGTAACGTTCTGTGTCATAACTAACCCTGTGAGAATTTGCCTGTTTCACTCTTAACTAATTCAAAGTGAGAAAATgattattctgtttatttagAATATCTTACATTCCTAACTTTAGTATATTGTTGAAACAGTGTACGTGACCCAAACTGAAGcttcttaatttttaaaaatataacaaagtaACAGCATCTCTTTACGACATTTTGATGTCAGAAGAGCCAGACTTTAGAATTTCAAATGTAGCAATAACTCTaatagattttctaaaccaggggtagaaaaaGACGTAGATCATGGGATTTAGACAGGAGTTAAAATAGGCCAGACATATTGTAAATGCCACTGATGAACTGTCAAGCGAAATGTGTTGGTCAAAAAGTATGACACAAAAACACGGGAACATGCACAATAGGAACACAGCTATAACAAGGCCGAGGGTTCTGGCTGCTTTCATCTCAGACCTCATTGTAGTTATAGTGCATGAATGTTGGAGTGAGACAGCAGCAATgtgagacctcatggctcgagcctgagacacagccaccacaaatactctcatatacagaactaTGATGACAGCGATGGGAACGATGAAGGTTAAAATCAGATCTGCAACTCGTTCGATTAAGTTTAAGATTATCACACACTCTCCTGCACAGGAATTATACCTGCCTGGCTGTTTGAGGTTATCCTTAAGCAGCACACTGAGATAAATAAGGGAACACATCCAACACAGCGAAACACTAATTTCAACTCTTTTTTGTGTGACTTTGATGGAGTAATGCATGGGGTCACAAATTGCCACATATCGATCAACTGATATGAGAACCATGGTTCCTACTGAGGTTGAGGTAATAAGAAAGTCTAAAACATAATACACTGTACACATGAGGTCACTGAGGAACCAGCAGCCGTCTATGAGCAtgatttgaaaagtaaaaaggaagccGACAATGAaatctgacacagccagagagaggaggaggaggttggtgggagtgtggagctgcctggagaaGGAACAGAGCAACATACGTATTATTAATTCTGGCATTAATTTTGATTCCAGCAGAAACAAATCCACATTAAAAATACCACAATTCATTGAATAAGTGTCTacttgaagtgggagatggagatgatgaccagcaggttgagagtcacagtgagcagagagataaaggacagcacaatgtaaatgagaacagagacagagagaggacgctttgtcttccagcaggacgtgtttagctgtgggaagcagagttcaaCTTCCTCCATcagagacaggaggagaagctgctgaactcTGGCAGCTCTGTGGGCAAAGCTCACTGTCATAAAACTTCTGTAGCTCCTCCCTTTATCTGTGCATCTTTACCTTTtgtcctccagatgatgtcctGGTAATTTCCAAAGGTGGACCTAACAGTTTAAACATaccaaatgttaaaactgagtgttacaaataaaaaatcgTGTAAAATTGCAAACAATAGGAGGATTTCATCATATATGGAACTTAACCCTTGTATTTTGTTGAAACAAAATCACATTGATTATGTTGCGCATCAAAATGACCCGCACTGTGTAAATCCACTCAGGACTGTCAAACAACTGggttaaaacaacagcaactttattttccattagacaaacatttaaaaaacagacatacaATACAATTTGAAATTCCAGAGCTATTTGTAAGAACTATTTGGTTAAAGTTTTTCcttcttcacaaacacatttctttttaactttccCCATCTTCTCAAATTTTCAATGTTGTCCACATGATGGACATAATTTAACTGTCTGCTTTCTGCAGATGTAATTCTTGCATTTCACAGAAAAAAGGTGCTTGTTTTACTGTCCTTTTGGGAGGGACAGTCCTGCCATCTCTTCCATTTCTTTACACCTGTATCCACTGGATCCATTGCAGATTGGTTGGATGGCACAAACTTGACCTTTTCAATGACAGGTGCAGCTGCTGGGGACCGAGCTGGCCTGGCTCGCTTCTGGATTTTGGGAGAGACATGGCTTTTGCCCAGTTCTTCCAGGACAAGCCGACGTCGGTACAGTTTGCCAGCATTCCATTGCTGGTTGATTTCAGTCCACAGGACATAGGCATTGTGGGCAGACACATCCACAATGTTGTCGAAAATCACCAAGGACCAACGGGCTGTCTTGCGCTTGCAGCTGCATGTCACTGTGACTTTGTCTAGATTGTCAACTACTCCTTTGTTGGAGTTGTAGTCCAGGATCATTTGTGGCTTCTTGTCTTATGTTGTGCTCAGAGATGCATCTGTGTGCATTGTGCTCATGACAAGAACATTGTTGTTTCTCTTTGGGCAGTTTGAACCAACTGTTGCTttctcagtgaaaacaaatattgagGAATGCAGAGATCTTCCCTGCATCTTCAGAATTTCACTGGGAAGTTCTGGCTTATTTCTTCTGATTGTTCCCAACTTAGTCAGCTTCTCTTCTGAAGTTCATGTCCAAGGCGGTAGGATGTAAATAAGTTGTCACAAGTGATGTTCTGACCTTGCAGCCCTTCACTCATCTCCAGCACCACACAGATCACCTGGTTTTTCTCAGATTCTCCTCCATGTAGCTTTCCAGTGTACACTTGCATATTCCGCGCATGGCTAGATTTTGCATCACAGGCTGCCCACATTTTGATGCCATAC
It contains:
- the LOC137133356 gene encoding uncharacterized protein, encoding MADNPDLVSELKRWCKGEGLDEAHGLLVIVPKEVEIACIEETLETIKCLGRVRVRGRIFNEELNSLMVLCECKEALTVASIPPEVHVPEGGEAWTLVTIDNAPAVEENFQSKLKLLLQAEGKTMKDIRALLPGGQPSASTADLVLQAFGDILEKANKPLSEGGYRRLRIFSGTHPVPSGEEQLDHWLEQAWLMVEESECTDREKKRRLMESLKGPALEIAKAVRVSNPDASPAKYLEAIESAFGTAESGDDLYFAFRLMQQQPKEKLSDFLRRLELALSKVVKRGGLPHSNMNRARLEQLLRGAVAADLMLIQLRLRERKTDPPTFLQLLSEIRAEEEYEASRRKISTSVHHINTRQTADVKQTEIQSLKAEIKELKSIVASVVVPPAETQNNSDSRLSVPPSAGENDQDSELRALQKQVKRLQLKLSKKVTTADSPVSPAIASTVEVAPKVVNLPTRTSRPSEEQFCYRCGENGHFAARCHNQENQSKVIKRLIQALKVSKGIQPSTNLPSDDRNCSVKKGLVITPEHASLPEGLIGPPSIVQLKVNGHLCDALFDSGSQVTIIFESWYQEHLCDVPVHPVAGLALWGLSESEDSYPYRGYVVVDLEYPAKVTGSCKTITVLALICPSPRTTEQTPVIVGTNTSHVRSLVKQCRDNGLDITQTLGIQADSVGEIADTDADDNVGVVTWQGPGPLTLHPGEDQQIVCKVDFNQPVGKEILMVDSSPSAQLPASMLLQPMVVPGHAINVNNFRILVQNQSLKETTIPEGTIMAHMYLTESVTAVPLEKTPPVGFDVSMINFGDSPVSEEWKERLKQKLSQRTNVFSLTEWDVGLAKGVEHTIRLSDPRPFRQRSRRLTPADIEDVRKHLQELLCAGIIKESRSPYASPIVIVRKKNGTIRMCIDYRLLNGRTVPDQYTTPCIDDVLDSLSGSKWFSVLDLRSGYYQIAMAEEDKEKTAFICPLGFFQFERMPQGITGAPATFQRLMEKTVGDMNLLQVLVYLDDLIVFGKTLEEHEERLLKVLDRLEEAGMKISLDKCQFCQSKVKYLGHVVSADGVSPDPAKIEAVTNWPQPIDLRTLKSFLGFCGYYRRFIANYASIVKPLTELTKGYAPTQKNRKHNNDPTKSYLRVSEPFGDRWDQSCTDAFHQIIYCLTHAPVLTFADPHRPYILHVDASLKGIGAVLYQEYPEGLRPVAFASRKLSESEKRYPIHQLEFLSLKWAVVDKFHDYLYGAQFTVRTDNNPLTYVLTSAKLNAVGHRWLAALSTYDFDVRYRPGKHNIDADLLSRNFPDEDDCLEWETIPQDGVKTICQKVCTPRAIDSPTRYVDQLGASPDCVPDIYTFPMHMKLRSLEQLSKPELLHAQKADSVIGPAIQAVEQQKWPENTLNDPELSQLKREADKLILKEGILYRMGKRPSGEEFTQLVLPKEFHGTVLKSLHDDLGHLGIERTTDLLRSRFFWPKMSRDAEQYVKNCGQCVIRKSPCQRAASIHQITSNGPMDLVCIDFLSMEPDSKGMSNVLVVTDHFTRYAQAFPTKNQKAQTVAKILVDKYFVHYGLPARIHSDQGRDFESHLIRDLLKVMGVRKSRTTPYHPQGDPQPERFNRTLLSMLGTLTQEEKRHWSQHVAYLVHAYNSTKCDATGYSPYYLMFGREARLPVDVCFGTSPDGRGDGHSRYVARLKEDLQRAYQLASQAADKTHQRNKRSYDKRVSFQSLEVGDRVLLKNLGLKGKHKLQSRWSSIPYIVVGKMPNLPVYKVKLENGRGDIKTIHRDHILPIGQFVRFPETKKDEDSPVRPKTRAETHRKRKQTSPDMQIISQDVLDSDSSSDSEYCRPLRHYCTYSGNREQNTRSPVNPSVRLEEEVIVQAQSDESHQETGSEVEPLDEENEHSQDSLESESDPDQGNCEKDEDPMCKQSTNLAESPVISGGQRSRRLDSRPKRAVKPVVRLTYDEPGKGRDQPITIIHRGVVIKIGKG